GACCTCGTCCTCGGTGGGGAAACGCCCCATGCCGAGCAGGCCGTTCTCCGACTGCAACATCACGTCGATGCCCTCAGGCACGTAGTTGGCCACCAGGGTGGGGATGCCGATGCCCAGGTTGACGTAGAAGCCATCCTTCAGTTCCTGCGCCACGCGCTGCGCCATCTGTTCGCGAGTCAGTGCCATCTTGTTTGCCTCTAGTGTTCGGTGGAGAAGCGATATGTGGTGTGCCGGTCGCTGCCGGCGGCGGAAGCGGCGCCGGGCTCAGCCCTCGCGCACCGTGCGCTTCTCGATACGCTTCTCGAAGGTGCCCTGGATGATGCGGTCGACATAGATGCCCGGGGTATGGATCTGGTCGGGGCGCAGTTCGCCCGGCTCGACGATCTCCTCGACCTCCACCACGGTGATCTTGCCGCAGGTGGCAGCCAACGGGTTGAAGTTCTGGGCGGTGTCGCGGTAGATCACGTTACCGTAGCGATCGGCCTTCCAGCCCTTGACGATGGCGAAATCGGCGTGGAACGCCTCCTCGAGAATATAGTGGCGGCCGTTGAATTCGCGCACCTCCTTGCCCTCGCCGATCGGCGTGCCGTAGCCGGTGGCGGTGTAGAAGGCCGGAATGCCCGCCCCTCCGGCGCGCATCTTCTCGGCCAGGGTGCCCTGCGGCGTCAGGATCACTTCGATCTCCTCGTTGAGCATCTGCTGCTCGAACAGGGCGTTCTCTCCCACGTAGGAGGCATAGAAACGCTTGATCTGCTTGTCTTCCAGCAGCACGCCCAGGCCGAAGCCGTCGACGCCACAGTTGTTGGAGATGACGGTCAGGTCCTTGACACCGCGGCGCTTGACCTCGGCGATCAGGTTCTCGGGGATGCCGCACAGGCCGAAGCCCCCAGCCACCACGGTCATCCCGCTTTCGATGCCTGCCATCGCCTCTTCGTAGGAGTACACGCGCTTGTCGAATCCGGACATCGCAAAGCCTCGTCTTGTTGTGAAATGGGTACAGGTGACGGTACCTGATCAGTGTTGACCTGCCCAATATATTTGTTAAGTTTGTTTTTTTTATCAATTGATATGAATTATTTATAAAATAGGCCGCACCATGACCGTCAAGCAGCTTCGCGCCTTCCTCGCCGTGGCCCAGAGCCTCAGCTTTACCCAGGCCTGCGAGCGGCTGCACCTGTCGCAACCGGCGCTGAGCCTGGCCATCAAGGGGCTCGAGGAGACCCTGGGCGGCCCCCTGCTGATTCGCAGCACACGCAGCGTGCGCCTCACGCCGGAGGGCGAGATCCTGGTGCCGCTGGCCAAGCGCCTGCTGGCCGACTGGGACAACGCCGAGGAACTGCTGCGCCAGCGCTTCACCCTGCAGCTCGGGCGGGTGGCCCTGGCCGCCATGCCCTCCATCGCCTGCAATCGGCTGCCTCGCGCGCTGAGGCGCTTCCGCGAGCGTTTTCCCCGGGTCAACGTGACGGTGCACGACGTGATCAACGAGCAGGTGATCGACATGGTGCGCCACCAGCGGGTCGAGCTGGGCATCGCCTTCGAGCCCGAAACCCGCGAGGGCATCGACTTCCTGCCGCTGTTCGACGACACCTTCGTTGCCGTGCTGCCGCCGGATTCCCCCTTGGTCGCCGCCGAATCGGTCGACTGGAAGGCCCTGCTCTCGCACGACTTCATCGCCCTGCAGCGCCCCTCCATGGTACGCATCCTGCTGGAACAGGCCCT
This portion of the Billgrantia sulfidoxydans genome encodes:
- a CDS encoding CoA transferase subunit A codes for the protein MSGFDKRVYSYEEAMAGIESGMTVVAGGFGLCGIPENLIAEVKRRGVKDLTVISNNCGVDGFGLGVLLEDKQIKRFYASYVGENALFEQQMLNEEIEVILTPQGTLAEKMRAGGAGIPAFYTATGYGTPIGEGKEVREFNGRHYILEEAFHADFAIVKGWKADRYGNVIYRDTAQNFNPLAATCGKITVVEVEEIVEPGELRPDQIHTPGIYVDRIIQGTFEKRIEKRTVREG
- a CDS encoding LysR family transcriptional regulator, which encodes MTVKQLRAFLAVAQSLSFTQACERLHLSQPALSLAIKGLEETLGGPLLIRSTRSVRLTPEGEILVPLAKRLLADWDNAEELLRQRFTLQLGRVALAAMPSIACNRLPRALRRFRERFPRVNVTVHDVINEQVIDMVRHQRVELGIAFEPETREGIDFLPLFDDTFVAVLPPDSPLVAAESVDWKALLSHDFIALQRPSMVRILLEQALARRQTELPVAFESHQLATVGRMVASGLGVSAVPTLCREQMHELGARCVPLFDPQIRRTVGVVVGAGQELSIAARALFDVLQTTLCEPSA